The following proteins come from a genomic window of Tenebrio molitor chromosome 9, icTenMoli1.1, whole genome shotgun sequence:
- the LOC138139288 gene encoding uncharacterized protein has product MISNANPPGIVKKSEEACARLIPSKSGERYHKEFSHFCEWKVENNVKEITEEVMLAYFLDLSKKIGASSLWPKYSMIKSTLIANENFDISRFSKLLAFLKKQSIGHESKQSKTLTREEMYRFMKEACTDKYLLTKVIAMIGIAGGCRREELYNISLDDIQETQTQLVITIPCTKTNQRRTFTVIDEVDGIKCVELFRKYVSLRPKHVNHRMLFLGYRNSKCTVQRVGIHTIGGMPKQIALFLGLQDPDKYTGHSFRRNSATLLANAGADLAVLKRHGAWKSSSVAEKYIEDSLESKNKIARMILNGETFVEVLQQQKKEVSNKTSLSNTISSSSNYPPVNIEGNTNCTINLNINI; this is encoded by the exons ATGATTTCCAATGCAAATCCTCCaggaattgtaaaaaaatctgaagAAGCGTGTGCTAGATTAATTCCAAGTAAGTCTGGTGAACGATACCACAAAGAATTCAGCCATTTTTGCGAGTGGAAAgttgaaaataatgttaaGGAAATAACCGAAGAAGTTATGCTGgcttattttttagatttg TCTAAGAAAATAGGAGCATCttctttgtggccgaaatATTCAATGATTAAATCAACATTAATTgcgaatgaaaattttgacatatctCGCTTTTCTAAATTGTTAGCTTTCCTGAAAAAACAATCAATTGGTCATGAATCCAAACAATCTAAAACATTAACCCGAGAAGAAATGTATAGATTTATGAAAGAAGCTTGTACTGACAAATATCTCCTGACAAAA gTTATTGCTATGATTGGAATAGCTGGTGGTTGTAGAAGAGAAGAATTGTATAACATTTCACTAGACGATATCCAGGAAACTCAAACGCAGTTAGTAATTACAATTCCCTGCACTAAGACAAATCAAAGAAGGACCTTCACTGTAATAGACGAAGTAGACGGAATTAAATGTGTGGAGTTATTCAGAAAATACGTGTCACTGAGGCCAAAACATGTTAACCATAGAATGTTATTTTTGGGATATAGAAATTCAAAGTGTACCGTACAAAGAGTAGGAATACACACAATTGGAGGGATGCCAAAACAAATTGCACTGTTTTTGGGTCTTCAAGATCCTGACAAATATACTGGTCACTCGTTTCGGAGAAATTCTGCAACGCTTTTGGCCAATGCTGGTGCTGATTTAGCAGTACTAAAAAGACACGGAGCTTGGAAGAGTTCGTCTGTGGCTGAAAAATACATAGAAGACTCTTTggaaagcaaaaataaaattgccaGGATGATACTGAACGGAGAAACCTTTGTCGAAGTATTGCAACAGCAAAAGAAAGAAGTTAGTAATAAAACCAGTCTTAGTAACACCATTTCTTCTAGCAGTAATTATCCTCCAGTAAATATTGAGGGCAATACAAATTGTACTATTAAtctgaacattaatatttaa